One genomic window of Nakamurella panacisegetis includes the following:
- a CDS encoding SDR family oxidoreductase, which produces MSDPTSPLAGKVVAVTGAGSGIGLATAAAVCALGASVLLTGRTVEKLNTAAASLGGPTSVLALDVSAADAGPRLVAAAVEAFGRLDVLVANAGVYVPGDLWDGAPADFANLISTNVTGVITTVQAAVTAMRDAGHGGDIVVTSSVSGHQAIHWEPVYSASKHAVQAFVHGVRRQLIGSDIRIGAIAPGVVLNDLWQVTGPAEIENKVAAGTGIRSEDVADAIVFMLTRPRHIGIRDLVILPVNQEI; this is translated from the coding sequence TTGTCTGATCCGACCTCACCGCTGGCCGGGAAGGTAGTCGCCGTCACCGGAGCCGGGTCCGGCATCGGGCTGGCCACCGCGGCCGCGGTCTGTGCTCTCGGGGCGTCCGTGCTGCTCACCGGACGGACGGTGGAGAAGCTGAACACGGCGGCCGCCTCCCTCGGCGGCCCCACGTCCGTTCTGGCGTTGGACGTCTCGGCGGCCGATGCCGGGCCCCGCCTGGTCGCGGCGGCGGTGGAGGCGTTCGGACGCCTGGACGTGCTCGTGGCCAACGCCGGTGTCTACGTGCCCGGCGATCTGTGGGACGGGGCCCCGGCCGACTTCGCCAACCTGATCAGCACCAACGTGACCGGGGTGATCACCACGGTGCAGGCCGCGGTGACAGCCATGCGGGACGCCGGTCACGGTGGCGACATCGTGGTCACCAGCTCGGTTTCCGGCCACCAGGCCATCCACTGGGAGCCCGTCTACTCGGCGTCCAAGCACGCGGTCCAGGCTTTCGTCCACGGGGTGCGGCGGCAACTGATCGGGTCGGACATCCGGATCGGCGCCATCGCGCCCGGCGTCGTGCTCAACGATCTGTGGCAGGTCACCGGACCGGCCGAGATCGAGAACAAGGTCGCCGCGGGCACCGGAATCAGATCCGAGGACGTGGCCGACGCCATCGTGTTCATGCTGACCCGGCCACGCCACATCGGCATTCGCGACCTGGTGATCCTGCCCGTGAATCAGGAGATCTGA
- a CDS encoding SDR family NAD(P)-dependent oxidoreductase → MYEDLKGKVAVVTGGARGLGYQMAGALAALGAEVALLDLLPEVTDSAARLAGEKGVRTVGIAADVTDQTSIGNAVAAVAGSLGTPSILVNAAGITAWSDSLDVTAESWRKVIDVNLTGTFFSCQAFARSVLAGGGTGAIVNVSSMSAFVVNIPQNQVSYNASKAAVDQLTKSLAVEWISKGIRVNAIAPGYFLSDMTRQFLDTNAELGNYWKSLIPAGRMGQPADLDGLVCFLASDASQYIVGESIVIDGGYSIV, encoded by the coding sequence GTGTACGAGGACCTCAAGGGCAAAGTCGCCGTCGTGACCGGAGGTGCCCGCGGACTGGGCTACCAGATGGCCGGCGCCCTCGCCGCACTCGGCGCCGAGGTCGCGTTGCTCGACCTGCTGCCCGAGGTCACCGACAGTGCCGCCCGTCTGGCCGGCGAGAAGGGTGTCCGAACCGTCGGCATCGCCGCCGACGTCACCGATCAGACCTCCATCGGCAACGCCGTAGCCGCCGTTGCCGGGTCGCTCGGTACCCCGTCGATCCTGGTCAACGCGGCCGGCATCACGGCCTGGTCCGACTCCCTCGATGTGACCGCCGAGTCGTGGCGGAAGGTGATCGACGTCAACCTGACCGGCACCTTCTTCAGCTGCCAGGCCTTTGCCCGGTCGGTTCTGGCCGGCGGCGGCACCGGCGCCATCGTGAACGTCTCGTCGATGTCGGCGTTCGTGGTCAACATCCCGCAGAACCAGGTCTCCTACAACGCCTCCAAGGCCGCAGTCGACCAGCTCACGAAATCACTTGCCGTCGAGTGGATTTCGAAGGGCATCCGGGTCAATGCGATCGCCCCGGGCTACTTCCTGTCCGACATGACGAGGCAGTTCCTGGACACCAACGCCGAGCTCGGCAATTACTGGAAGTCGCTGATTCCGGCCGGCCGCATGGGCCAGCCGGCCGACCTCGACGGCCTGGTCTGCTTCCTGGCCTCCGACGCATCGCAGTACATCGTCGGCGAATCGATCGTCATCGACGGCGGTTACTCGATTGTCTGA